GTCAGATTTTCCGGACCTGCAACAAACTCTTCTCGGGGTAaattttaaattgttaaatCAACGGCTACACAAACATGCATTCCTTTATGCGCATTAAGACAAGTTACGTCTTTTATCTCTTTaaatcttgatggtggatcatgatcttgctggctgccgACCATAGACCATGATTGCAGCAGGATTGCTtgatacatatacatacatatatttctcctcagatacttggccattactgacaataatccttCCATTCATTGACTTTCAGTTatgctttaaaatgtttactcttaccaatgctgctaaaacctcaCATGttgctctctgaggtttctaggtTCTTTTGACCGTGTTAAAAGGGTTtcttagtagtttttccttcctcttgttgagagttaagggcagaggatgtcacaccatgttaaagccccgTGAGACaacttgtgatttgtgaatatgggctatacaaataaaatttgattgatgaatTGTTCTgtggtccaacacagtgcttacTCTGAATTTGAATAATATATATTGGAATTCACAGCTGTTAAAATCACCTGAATGTGTTCTCTGCAGAAAAACCCAGAACGACATCGTGGAGGCCCATCCGTCGAACATAGAAACGGCAACACATTTGGAAAACATCCACGAGTTGCCCAGCCTGTCCCAGTCTCCCAGTGTGGAGCCAGTGACGGACTGTGTCCACCATGTGGAGGCCGGGATGGAGCGGGCCCACCACGGTGGCGGCTGGCTCCTGTCGGGCATCATCTGCATGAACATCCTGATAGTGGGCTGTGCTTTGGTCAGCGGCAGTGCTATGAGCGGGGTCATCACCACCGTGCAACAGCAAATCTTCatcatcgtcctcctcctcctcacaatgCTGTGGATGTTCATCTACAGCGTCTTCACCTCTCGAAAGGATCAAGCCCAGTTCAAAGACAGCCATGCGGGGCCGGTGTGGCTCAGAGGTGAGAACTCTCTTGGATCCCAGTTTTTAGATGAGATTCATTTAAAGGCCTGATTGACCTTTTTGCGTTATTTCCCAGTTGGACTTGTGCTGTTCGGCGTCCTCAGTCTCCTCATGGACTCATTCAAGGTTGTCAACTATGTGGGCTACATTCACTGTGAATCGGCTGTTAAAGTCGCCTTCCCTGTCGTGCAAGCTGTGTTTCTGCTTTCCCAGGTTGTTGCATCTCAATATTAAGAACATTAAGGAATATTACATATTTGGATGAGTTGTGAAAACCTaacaatttaaatttatatatttttgtagaCATACTTCCTGTGGACTTATGCGAAAGACTGTGTACAGATACAAACGAATTTTACTCGGTAAGACCAGTCAACTCATtaactctgccaaggaggttattttttcacccgtttgtttgtttttaagcagGATAACACGAAAACaacagaacagatttccatgaacattggtggaatgatgcagtatgggtcagggacGACCTCGTTACATTATGGTGCTGATCAGGGGTCGgatccaggaaatgtttttcatttttgagagagagacagtttacaaggaataattaatggatcttgattttcaaaatagaataggcacatttaggggaccTTATGGGaggtgttgggccttggtggagttgTGCACGCTGATATGTGCCCTTCGGATTCAGGATATGTTTGACTCTTACAGGTGTGGCCTTACTCTTACACTGTCAACGAACCTGGTCGTGTGGATGGCAGCAGTGACCGAGGAATCGATTCACCAGACTGAGCTTCCAGATGTAAATACCAGCGTCTCTCACAAGATGTACAGAGGTATCGGTGTCGGCACTTGTAATCGGATAAATTCGCGATCCCTCCTAGAATAATAACTCTAACCTGTCGTCAACATTTCAGCGAACTACGGGGATCGACGGTGCAAATGCAGCCACTCGATGTGCGACACCTTCAGTGAGGCCTTCTACTACCTGTACCCCTTCAACATCGAGTACAGCCTCTTTGCCTCTGCGATGGCGTACGTCATGTGGAAGAACGTGGGTCGCCTCGTGGACGACCACAGCTCCCACAAGGTCAAGTTTCGTCCAAAGGATGTGTGTTTCGGACCCGTGACGGGAATTCTCCTGCTTCTGTCGGGACTCGTGACGTTCATCCTGTACGAGGTGGGCATACTggcggaggagaaggagaagagaaaagaggcgTTGATGATTCATTTCATCTCCAACATCGTGATAGTGAGCCTGATGTCCATCGCCGCCGCCATCGGCTGCGTCGTCTACAGGCTCGACCGCAGGGAGCACGTGTCGGAGAAGAACCCAACTCGCACCCTGGACATGGCGCTGCTGGTGGGAGCCTCGATGGGACAGCTGGTCATCAGCTACTTCTCTATCGTGGCGGTGGCGGCGACGGGGGCCAGGGGCCACCTGAACGCCCTCGACCTGGCGTGGGCCGTGCTGACGGTGCTCGAGCTCGGCCTCCAGAACTACTTCATCATCGAGGGCTTGCACCGGGAGCCCTTCCACGTGATGGAGGAGGCGGCTCTGCACACAAACGCCCAGAGCGTCCACGAACACATAGAGACGATGGTTGTGATGGAGGGCAACAAGTCCAACTACTTCCTGAACTCGAGTGTCGACACGCCAAACTGGAAGAGGAGAATACTGAAGGAAGTGTGTGCCTTTCTGCTGCTCGCCAACATCATAGtaagttgtttttttgattatttataCAAAATATCGAGTATAAACGCAACCAACCCAGTTTTTTTCCTGTGTCCGGCTTGTTCACCTGTTCTCTGACAGATGTGGATCATGCCAGCGTTCGGCGCTCGTCCCCAGTTCGATCACCCCGTGGAGGCGAAACTCTACAAGTTCACAGCTTGGGCTGCGATTGTGAACGTCGGACTTCCTTTTGGGATCTTTTACCGCATGCACTCAGTGGCCAGTCTGTTTGAAGTCTACCTGATCTCTTAGCTTTTTGTGTATAGAATTGAGTAATTTATAAAAAGTATATTTGGTGACAAATGTtacttattttaaatgtatcttttattaataaatgtgatttagtTGTCATTGCTATATTGCACACGAAGTTGTGTGCAATATTTCTATTCATGTTCAGCACATTATCTGCAATATTACCTCTACTTAGTTCTCCTTTGCATGTCACTTATATTCCTATTGTAAATTCTCAGCACAGGTTCTACATTTACTCGATATaagctttatttatattgtcATATTTTTGGTACTTAAtacacttttacattttattccatTGTACTGTAATCTTGGAGAATTGAGGAATTTCCATCAGCATGAATTAAGTCTTAACTGTTGATTTGCTGCCCCATTTAAACATTAAAGTatgtacatttatattatattgtattaattGGTTCTTTAATTTTGTTCATAATACTTTCTGATATTGAACTTTGCAAAAACTAATTGTGGCCATAGGGCAGTGGTTCTTAACACTTTGTGTCCCCCCTTCAAATATTTGATCACGACAGCTACATATAGTTTATTTTTCCTATGGAGGGGTATAAGTATCTAGTATCAGTCATTTTGTCTCATATTTTTGACAGGATCCATGACTCTTTAATGATAAGTCTCTAAAGATATGATCTGTGTTCCCGGGGAGTCTTTGTCCTACTTGAGTTGAAATCCAATGCTTAAATGCTTATTCACGGCAGTATTATTATACCCCACTCAATATTTAGGTCAGGCCACAGAGAGATTTCTGTCACGTCAGCTGGCTTCCAATTGTCAGTCTGCAGAGCTGGCATTTCAAAGTGAGAACTTCcaggctcagctgtcaatcatgtttcaCCCCGTTTTTAGCATAAAATAACTTAATGGAAAAATTAGCAATTGAACATATTGGTGTAAGAACAAgctaaaaagacagaaaccatgttttagaaaaaaaatacttttcttcATGTTGTCTATTCTATGGTCTGTGGTGCGCTACATACTGAGGGTTGATGGTAAATAACACAGAATTCAGATGCTTaccaatatatattttcaggGAAATTTAAGGAAAAATACAGTTTCAACATCAAGCATAAGCATATCCAGCCGACTCTTCACGTAAACCTTCTCATatacataaaaacatctgtAGAATCGTCTCTAATCTCAGTTACATCATCACGTTAAAACCACAACCATAATAAGACTACTTGTAAAGAGTGCAAGTTCACTTAAAAGCATGGCAAGTACGACAACGTGAAACAACACTACTGTGCCATCCAGGATACGTATGATACAAGCCtcagttggaaaaaaaaaacacgatatCTCCTCTAACAAGTCTGACTGAAAAGTTAAACCACGTTTCCGGGTTCACGTCTACGCTGTCAAGAGAAGCGCCTCAGCTTTCAGCGCCAGTCGTCTCGGTGCTTCGATAGACATTCTGTGGTCTTGAGGTCTGAAGATATCAGTTCCTCCTATCGGGCGATTCTTCAATCGTCTGTCCCCTTTTTCTGAACATTATCTCCTCACTCATCTGAATGACTCTCCTTCCCGAGTCAGCGGTGTACGGGACAAGCATTTTGAAAAACGACGATTACGGAGGAAAGTTAAACACAGTGAGGTTTACTGGGAAACCAGCAGATAATGAAGGGAAGAGGAACCCCTGGCGTTGAGCAGGCCCCGcgtttcttttttctgtctaCATCTTCTGAATCTCGAAGAGGCGGACATCGGTGTCGTACCAGATAGGAGGGTCCACATTGCTGcaaaatcaaaaaaaca
Above is a genomic segment from Pleuronectes platessa chromosome 16, fPlePla1.1, whole genome shotgun sequence containing:
- the LOC128459283 gene encoding proton channel OTOP2 encodes the protein MKTAARQIFRTCNKLFSGKTQNDIVEAHPSNIETATHLENIHELPSLSQSPSVEPVTDCVHHVEAGMERAHHGGGWLLSGIICMNILIVGCALVSGSAMSGVITTVQQQIFIIVLLLLTMLWMFIYSVFTSRKDQAQFKDSHAGPVWLRVGLVLFGVLSLLMDSFKVVNYVGYIHCESAVKVAFPVVQAVFLLSQTYFLWTYAKDCVQIQTNFTRCGLTLTLSTNLVVWMAAVTEESIHQTELPDVNTSVSHKMYRANYGDRRCKCSHSMCDTFSEAFYYLYPFNIEYSLFASAMAYVMWKNVGRLVDDHSSHKVKFRPKDVCFGPVTGILLLLSGLVTFILYEVGILAEEKEKRKEALMIHFISNIVIVSLMSIAAAIGCVVYRLDRREHVSEKNPTRTLDMALLVGASMGQLVISYFSIVAVAATGARGHLNALDLAWAVLTVLELGLQNYFIIEGLHREPFHVMEEAALHTNAQSVHEHIETMVVMEGNKSNYFLNSSVDTPNWKRRILKEVCAFLLLANIIMWIMPAFGARPQFDHPVEAKLYKFTAWAAIVNVGLPFGIFYRMHSVASLFEVYLIS